The DNA sequence GGCGGCCGCCCCGCCGCTCGACCCGCCCACGCCGCGTTCGGGGTTCCAGGGGTTGCGCGTCGGGCCGTAGCGCACCGACTCGGTCGCGAAGTTCAGGCCGAACTCCGGCGCGGTGCTCTGCCCGAGCGTCACCAGGCCCGCGGCGCGGAACCGGGCCATCAGGTCGTGGTCGACGAGGGCGTAGGCGCCTTCGATGGCACGGCTGCCGATGGTGAAGGGCACGCCCTGCGCGAAGGGCCCGCTGTCCTTGATGACGAACGGCACCCCGCCGAAGGGGCCCTCGGGGTCATGGGCGAGGGACGGGTCGAACGGCGGCTGCGTCAGCGCGTTGAGATCGGCGTCGGCCTGCTCCAGGGCGCGCCGCGCGCAGTCCTCGACCTCGGCCGCGGTCACCTGGCGCGTCCGGATCAGCTCACGCAGCCCCACCGCGTCGAAGGACGCGTACTCGTCGAGCTCCAGCGCTCCCACTCCTTGTTCTCTCTGTGCCGTGCGTTGCGGTCGTGTGGGCGAGTGGGCGAGTGGGCGGAGGGGTCAGCAGCCCGGGGCAGTGGCGCCGAGGTGGTCGGTGATCTCCCGCACGATCGACTCGGTGTGATCGCTGAGGAAGAAGTGACCACCAGGGAAGACTCGCAACTGGAACGGCGCCACGGTGTGCTGCGCCCAGGCCCTGGCGTCGGCGACCTCGACCAAGGGGTCGCTGTCGCCGGTCAGCGCGAGGACCGGGCAGTTCAGGGGCGGCCCCGGCCGGTAGCGGTAGGTCTCGATGGCTCGGTAGTCGTCGCGCATGGCGGGCAGCACCATGGCCAGGACCGCCTCGTTGGCGAGCAGGTCCGAGTCCGTGCCGCTCAGCCGCCGCAGCTCCTCGACGAGCCCCTGGTCGTCGCGCAGGTGCACCTGCTCCTCGCGCTGCCGCGACGGCGCCCGCCGCCCGGACACGAAGAGGCCGCGCAGGACGACACCGCGTGCCTCCAGCCGCCGGGCCACCTCGAAGGCGACCGTGGCGCCCATGCTGTGCCCGAAGAACGTCAGTGGCCGCAGGGCCCAGCGCTCGAGCTCATCGGTGAGCTGGTCCGCGAGGGCCGAGATGTCCGTGATCCGCGGTTCGTGAAGGCGGTCCTGCCGGCCGGGGTACTGCACGGCCAGCACGTCCGCCGCCGGGGAGAGCGCGGCCGAGAACGGGAAGTAGTACGTCGCCGAGCCACCCGCGTGAGGGAAGCAGACGACGCGGTCGCGCGCCTCCGGTGCCGGATGGAATCGCCGGACCCAGGCGCTTCCCATAGCTGCCATCACGGTGCCTCTTCTTCGCGTCGTGCCAGTGGCGACGGACGGCCGGGTGGTGCCCGCTCCCGCCGACGGTGCTCGCGCACGACTGGCGCGCGGGCGAGGGCCACCCTAAGCGCCCCGCGTTCCCGACAGGACACCGGAGGGGGTCCCGGAGCGCTGAGGTAGGAATGGTGAGCCGATGCGGCCACCGGCTCATGACTCCGTCCCCGCAACTCGCACCCACCGGATCCTCGGATCACCAGGAAGTCCTGAGCAAGCGGAACCGGTGATGACGAACGAGGCGTGAACAATTGACGCTTGACATTTGGTCACTTCGTGACGCAGCGTAGCGTGGTAGCCGTCAACGAGTGGGTTGGCAGGCGGCTGCTCGACGGTGGGAAACGCCGGGCACGGGGGACGGGGCGTACACATACATGGTTCAGCAGCGCTATGACGTCATTCGGCATGCCCGCCTCTCCGACATGCCGCGACTTCTCGAACTCGAGGAGTTGTGCTGGCCCGAGCCGCTGCGCGTCTCCGGAGAAGTCATCCGACGGCGCCTTTTCTCCTATCCCATCGGTCAGTTCGTCGTCGAGTCCGACGGCGCGGTGCACGCGGTCATCTACTCCCAGCGCATCGGGAGTCCGCACGACGTGTTCTCCGTCACCTTCGACACCGCCGACCGTCTGCACCGCCCCGAGGGCCCGGTCGCGCAAGTCCTCTCGCTGAACGTCGACCCGTCGAAACAAAGCCTCCGTTTCGGCGACATGCTGCTGGAACATCTGCTGACGTGGGCGGAGGACGAGCCGTCCGTGCACACCGCTGTCGGTGTGACCCGGTGCCGGGACTTCGGCCGGCATCCGGACACAGAGTTGGCCGCGTACATTCACGCGACGAACGTTCAGGGCCGCTGTCTGGACACCGTCCTGCGTATGCATCAACTGCACGGCGCCGAGATCCGCGCGCTCGTCCCGGGATATCGGCCGGGCGATCTGGTCAACGAGGGAAGCGGTGTACTCGTCGTCTACGATCTGCCGAACCGCCGGGAACGAGTGCGCGTCCTGCGAAGCGAAGGACAGAATTCCGACGCGGCCCGGATACCGTCGAGCGGTCAACTCGCCCAAGAGATAGGCGACTTCCTCGACGCGATACTCGGCGGTGACCACGAGGGGATCGAAAATCCCCTGGAAAGCCCTCTCTTCGAGCTGGGGTTCGACTCGGCGGGGCTCTTGGATCTCCAGGAAAAGATCGAGTCCCGCTACGGAATCGCGCTCGCCCCGCTCTTCTTCTTCGAGCACAACACGGGCGCCCTGATCGTTTCCTATCTGCAGAACCTCAGGGGCCCCGAGGACCGGGGGAACGAGGAGACGAACCCCGCGCCGGACGCCCCGCCCTCCGCCCCGCCCTCAGCCCCACCCGCGCGGCCCGGGCGCTCCGACGCATCCCGCGACGTGGCGATCATCGGCACGGCCTGCCGGCTGCCCGGCGGCATCGAGGACCGCGCCGCACTGTGGGAACTGCTCGCCTCCGGCGGCAGCGCGATCGGCACCCTGCCCGAGGGGCGGTGGAAGTGGCCCGACGGAACCGGACCCGACACCCACCCCGGCATCGACCGGGGCGGCTTCGTCACCGACGCCGGGGCCTTCGAGGCGGGCCTGTTCCGCGTCACCCCGTACGAGGCGCGGCACATGGACCCGCAGCAGCGCTGGACCCTCGAACTGGCCTGGGCCTGCCTGGAGGACGCCGGATACGCGCCGAGCGGCGTCTCGGGCACGCGGACGGGTGTCTTCGTCGGCGCCAGCGGCTCGGACTACCAACGCCTCATGGACACCCTCGGCCTCCCCGTGCGCGCCCACAGCGGCCTGGCGACCTCGATGGCCGTCATCGCCAACCGCGTCTCGTACTTCTTCGACCTGCGCGGACCGAGCGTGCAACTCGACACGGCCTGCTCCAGCTCGCTCGTGGCCGTGCACACGGCCCTGCGCGCGCTACGCGCGGGGGAGTGCGACACGGCCCTGGTCGGCGGCGTCAACGTGCTCTGCCACCCGGCCAACAGCATCGCCTACCACCAGGCGGGCATGCTGTCGCCCGACGGGCGGTGCAAGACGTTCGACGCCTCGGCGAACGGCTATGTGCGCTCCGAGGGCGGTGTCGCCCTCCTCCTGAAGCCGCTCGCCGCCGCGCTCGCCGACGGCGACACGGTGCACGCCGTCATCAAGGGCAGCGCCACCAACCACGGTGGTCGGGCGGGCGGCCTGACCGTGCCCAGCGCCCCCCTCCAGGCGAGCCTCGTCGAAGCCGCTCTCGCCGACGCGGGCGTGAGCGCACGCGACATCGGCTACGTGGAGGCGCACGGCACCGGTACCGCTCTCGGTGACCCCATCGAAGTCCAGGGGCTCACCAGGGCGTTCGCCGGAAGCGACGCCCCCTGCGCGCTCGGCTCGGTGAAGACGAACCTGGGCCACCTGGAAGCCGCCGCCGGCATCACCGGACTGCTGAAGACGGTCCTCGCCCTCCAGCACCGGCAGCTCCCCGCCTCGCTGCACTACGAGCGTCCCAACCCGCACATCGACCTGGACGCTTCGCCGTTCTCCGTCGTGACCCGGCTCTCCGACTGGCACCTCGACGGACGCCCCACGCGCCTCGCCGGAATCAGCAGCTTCGGCTCGGGCGGCAGCAACGCCCACGTCGTCGTCGAGGAGTTCCCGCGGGCCGGGGCCGAGCCGGACGCGGGCAGCCGGGGCGCGGCCGGGACCTCGATGGTGGTCCTGTCCGCCCGCAACACGCCCCAACTGCGACGTCAGGCCCAGCGCCTGCTCGACCATCTCCGGCGGGAGCGGCCGGCCGACGCCGACCTGCGGGACATCGCGTACACCACGCAGGTCGGCCGCGCGGAACTGCCCGAGCGGCTCGGCCTGCCGGTGACGAGCGTCGCCTCCCTCACCGCGCTCCTCGAAGACGTCGTGTCGGGCGACGCCACCTCGCCCGCCGTCCTGCGCGGCCGCGCCGAGCGGGACGCCGGGGGCACCGGGGTCGACGTCCCCGGCGCGGCGGCGGAGGAGGACGTCCTGGCCGCGTGGGTGCGCGGCGCCCGCGTCGACTGGGAGGCGCACCACCAGGGCGGCCCCCGGCCGCGCCGCGTCCCGCTGCCCACGCACGCCTTCGACCGCGACCACCACTGGATCGGCGACGAGCCCGCCGCC is a window from the Streptomyces capillispiralis genome containing:
- a CDS encoding thioesterase II family protein, which codes for MAAMGSAWVRRFHPAPEARDRVVCFPHAGGSATYYFPFSAALSPAADVLAVQYPGRQDRLHEPRITDISALADQLTDELERWALRPLTFFGHSMGATVAFEVARRLEARGVVLRGLFVSGRRAPSRQREEQVHLRDDQGLVEELRRLSGTDSDLLANEAVLAMVLPAMRDDYRAIETYRYRPGPPLNCPVLALTGDSDPLVEVADARAWAQHTVAPFQLRVFPGGHFFLSDHTESIVREITDHLGATAPGC